One Oleidesulfovibrio alaskensis DSM 16109 genomic region harbors:
- a CDS encoding amino acid ABC transporter ATP-binding protein — MAMIEFNDIHKWYGEFHVLKGISESVEKGEVLVICGPSGSGKSTFIRCLNRLEDIQKGSIMLEGRSIHDKAVDVNELRTEVGIVFQQFNLYPHLTVLQNVTLAPLKVRRVERIKAETVAMELLERVGIHDQAGKYPVELSGGQQQRVAIARALAMRPKVMLFDEPTSALDPEMINEVLNCMKDLAREGMTMLCVTHEMGFAREVADRVVFMDAGRVLEEASPAEFFTNPKHERTKAFLKEIL; from the coding sequence ATGGCAATGATCGAATTCAACGATATTCATAAATGGTACGGCGAGTTTCATGTCCTCAAGGGCATCAGCGAATCAGTGGAAAAAGGCGAAGTTCTTGTTATCTGCGGCCCTTCCGGCTCGGGAAAATCCACATTTATCCGCTGCCTCAACCGGCTGGAGGATATCCAGAAGGGCAGCATCATGCTTGAAGGGCGCTCCATCCATGACAAGGCGGTGGATGTGAACGAACTGCGCACGGAAGTGGGCATAGTGTTTCAGCAGTTCAACCTCTATCCGCATCTCACCGTTCTGCAGAACGTGACACTGGCCCCTCTGAAGGTGCGCAGGGTTGAGCGTATCAAGGCGGAAACTGTGGCCATGGAGTTGCTGGAGCGTGTGGGTATCCATGATCAGGCCGGTAAATACCCTGTGGAGCTTTCGGGCGGGCAGCAGCAGCGTGTGGCCATTGCCCGTGCACTTGCCATGCGGCCCAAAGTGATGCTGTTTGACGAACCCACATCGGCTCTTGATCCGGAAATGATCAATGAGGTTCTGAACTGCATGAAGGACCTTGCCCGCGAAGGCATGACCATGCTGTGCGTGACGCATGAAATGGGCTTTGCCCGTGAAGTGGCGGACAGGGTTGTTTTCATGGACGCAGGCCGCGTTCTTGAAGAAGCCTCTCCGGCGGAGTTCTTTACCAACCCCAAACATGAAAGGACGAAAGCGTTCCTTAAAGAAATATTGTAA
- a CDS encoding aspartate aminotransferase family protein, with translation MTTFDELKQREESLLCRTYGRYPLAVASARGSVLTDFSGREYIDLLSGIAVTNLGHCHPALAEVMHAQAGRLVHLSNLFYQQEQLELAEKLLGTTHLGKAFFCNSGAEANEAAIKLARRYAQRVKERDAGTVITLTGAFHGRTLATVAATGQAKFQDGFAPIPQGFRQVEWGSLDALEAAMDDDVVAVLAEIVQGEGGIRPMTPEYAQGVQDICRRHGVLFMVDEVQSGMCRTGRFWAFQHYGLTPDVVTSAKALANGLPMGAMLATDEAAKGFEPGSHATTFGAGALVSAVAARVVDIMQQEKLAERAERVGGAFMADVRSLAARLPGTIQEVRGLGLMIGIVLTFPGREVWEELLRRGFVLNLTQERVLRLLPALTVPETYLQDFLTALEEILSERTV, from the coding sequence ATGACTACGTTCGATGAATTGAAACAGCGTGAAGAATCTCTGCTCTGCAGAACATACGGCAGATATCCGCTGGCTGTTGCGTCCGCCCGGGGCAGTGTTCTGACAGATTTTTCCGGCAGGGAATACATTGACCTGCTTTCAGGCATAGCCGTTACCAATCTGGGACATTGCCATCCCGCTCTTGCAGAGGTCATGCACGCGCAGGCCGGCAGGCTGGTGCATCTTTCCAATCTGTTTTACCAGCAGGAACAGCTGGAGTTGGCGGAAAAACTGCTCGGCACCACCCATCTGGGCAAGGCGTTTTTCTGCAATTCCGGCGCAGAAGCCAACGAAGCGGCCATAAAGCTGGCCCGCCGCTATGCGCAGCGGGTCAAGGAACGCGATGCCGGTACGGTGATAACGCTTACAGGCGCTTTTCACGGCAGAACGCTTGCCACTGTGGCAGCCACGGGGCAGGCAAAGTTTCAGGACGGCTTTGCGCCCATCCCGCAGGGTTTCCGGCAGGTGGAGTGGGGCAGCCTGGATGCGCTGGAAGCGGCCATGGACGACGATGTGGTGGCCGTGCTGGCCGAAATTGTGCAAGGCGAAGGCGGTATCCGCCCCATGACCCCGGAATATGCTCAGGGTGTGCAGGATATCTGCCGCCGTCACGGGGTGCTTTTCATGGTGGACGAAGTGCAGTCGGGCATGTGCCGTACCGGAAGGTTCTGGGCTTTTCAGCATTACGGACTGACGCCCGATGTGGTCACCAGCGCCAAGGCGCTGGCCAACGGGCTGCCCATGGGAGCCATGCTGGCCACCGACGAAGCCGCTAAAGGGTTTGAACCCGGCAGCCACGCCACCACCTTTGGCGCCGGAGCTCTTGTTTCGGCTGTGGCGGCCCGTGTTGTGGATATCATGCAGCAGGAAAAGCTTGCCGAACGCGCCGAGCGGGTGGGCGGGGCTTTCATGGCTGATGTGCGCAGTCTGGCCGCCCGTCTGCCCGGTACCATACAGGAGGTACGCGGGCTGGGGCTTATGATAGGCATTGTGCTGACATTTCCCGGCAGGGAAGTGTGGGAAGAGCTGCTCCGGCGCGGTTTTGTGCTTAATCTGACGCAGGAACGGGTATTGCGCCTGTTGCCTGCGCTGACAGTGCCGGAAACGTACCTGCAGGACTTTCTGACTGCGCTGGAAGAAATACTGAGCGAGCGCACTGTATAG
- the dut gene encoding dUTP diphosphatase: MGNAQELYENGEAGDAPQYATPCSAGLDLRACMESDEAVIPAGGRLAIPAGIAVEPMVQGVAGFVYSRSGLGTKKGLTVSQGVGVIDPDYRGEIIVSLLNTSGGEQRLRRGERIAQLVFQPFFQAELQQVAELGDTQRGTGGFGHTGRI; this comes from the coding sequence ATGGGCAACGCGCAGGAGTTGTATGAAAACGGTGAAGCCGGGGATGCGCCGCAGTACGCCACCCCCTGTTCCGCCGGGCTTGACCTGCGGGCCTGTATGGAAAGCGACGAGGCTGTCATTCCTGCCGGAGGGCGGCTGGCGATACCCGCGGGCATCGCCGTGGAACCCATGGTGCAGGGCGTGGCCGGATTTGTGTATTCGCGCAGCGGGCTGGGAACCAAAAAAGGGCTTACTGTCAGTCAGGGCGTGGGGGTCATCGATCCGGACTACCGCGGCGAAATCATTGTGTCATTGCTGAATACCTCGGGCGGGGAACAGCGGCTGCGACGAGGCGAGCGTATCGCGCAGCTTGTGTTTCAGCCTTTTTTTCAGGCCGAACTGCAGCAGGTTGCAGAGCTGGGCGATACGCAGCGCGGAACCGGCGGCTTCGGTCATACGGGACGTATCTGA
- the glgP gene encoding alpha-glucan family phosphorylase — MHPVKVFNVTPRLPEGLEPLWDLAYNFWFAWNAGIEELFAQIDYRLWQRCAKNPVEFLNNVPQATLRELAADAIYKERLAEAHQQLQRYLGAPVDKDFHIEDERQPVVAYFSLEFGVSTCLPIYSGGLGILAGDHLKSASDLNLPLIGIGLAYRQGYFRQYMTPDGWQQERYPDYDFEQMPLTAATAPDGTAAMVRLNIGDRPLAARIWKAQVGRVALYLLDTNIPENPPDFREVTARLYGGGLEMRLWQEILIGIGGIKALEALGLNPKVIHMNEGHSAFAGLERVRLFMKNCGLSFEAALELAASSSVFTTHTPVPAGNDRFPPDLMQRYFEPYSRDMGLAFKVFLALGRENPHDDGEPFCMTVLALRLSRFNNGVSILHGKVSRNMWKQVWNQYPVEDIPIGALTNGVHAPSWVAPDIQSLFDRYLGPNWREDPDCQRVWGQADSISDAELWRTHERLRARLVDYVRGRLIRQLTAQGARKADLQVAQEVLNPEALTIGFSRRFATYKRANLLLQNKERLIRLVTDKERPVQFIFAGKAHPQDQAGKQIIKEIISLCRTEECRYSMVFLEDYDMDVAAHLVSGCDIWLNNPRRPLEACGTSGMKAMLNGVLQFSTLDGWWDEAYLPDNSLGWAIGKGEEYEDLEYQDFVEIQTLYNILEKDIVPEFYDRGHGGMPRAWVGRMKNAIRQLGPRFNSHRMVEDYKATAYLPAYENYLRLTSDSFARARELASWRMDMMTRWGQVSIHNVRAYEHESIHVGQTVTVEAAVALNGIAPESILVEVYAGPVGLDGSFAGRTIYPMEPAEETQDGMRMYRGKATPLEAGRFGFTVRAVPSHPLLLDPHSLGLIRWAS; from the coding sequence ATGCACCCCGTAAAGGTATTCAATGTCACTCCCCGGCTTCCGGAAGGGCTGGAACCGCTGTGGGATCTGGCGTACAATTTCTGGTTTGCGTGGAACGCAGGCATAGAAGAGCTTTTTGCCCAGATAGACTACAGGTTGTGGCAGCGCTGCGCCAAAAACCCCGTTGAATTTCTGAACAATGTCCCTCAGGCAACGCTGCGGGAACTGGCCGCGGACGCCATCTACAAGGAACGTCTTGCAGAAGCTCACCAGCAGCTGCAACGTTATCTGGGCGCTCCGGTGGACAAAGACTTTCATATTGAAGACGAACGCCAGCCGGTGGTCGCCTATTTCAGTCTCGAATTCGGCGTTTCCACCTGTCTGCCCATTTATTCCGGCGGGCTGGGCATTCTTGCCGGCGATCATCTGAAATCTGCCAGCGACCTGAATCTGCCGCTTATCGGTATCGGGCTGGCATACCGGCAGGGGTACTTCCGCCAGTACATGACCCCCGACGGCTGGCAGCAGGAGCGCTACCCCGACTATGATTTTGAACAGATGCCCCTGACAGCGGCCACGGCACCGGACGGCACCGCAGCCATGGTGCGGCTGAACATAGGCGACCGCCCCCTTGCCGCACGCATATGGAAAGCACAGGTGGGCAGAGTGGCCCTGTACCTGCTGGACACCAATATTCCAGAAAACCCGCCGGATTTCCGTGAAGTAACTGCGCGCCTGTACGGCGGCGGACTGGAAATGCGTCTGTGGCAGGAGATACTTATAGGCATAGGCGGCATAAAGGCATTGGAAGCGCTGGGGCTGAACCCCAAAGTCATACACATGAACGAGGGACATTCCGCCTTTGCCGGGCTGGAACGCGTGCGCCTGTTCATGAAAAACTGCGGACTGTCTTTCGAGGCGGCGCTGGAGCTGGCGGCCTCAAGTTCCGTATTTACCACGCACACCCCCGTGCCCGCCGGCAACGACCGTTTTCCGCCGGACCTCATGCAGCGCTATTTCGAACCGTATTCCCGCGATATGGGGCTTGCCTTCAAGGTTTTTCTGGCCCTCGGCAGAGAAAACCCGCACGACGACGGCGAACCTTTCTGCATGACCGTGCTTGCGCTCAGACTTTCGCGGTTCAACAACGGCGTGTCCATATTGCACGGCAAAGTCTCACGCAACATGTGGAAACAGGTCTGGAACCAGTATCCGGTGGAAGACATTCCCATAGGCGCTCTGACCAACGGAGTTCACGCTCCTTCGTGGGTAGCCCCCGACATACAGTCGCTGTTCGACAGATATCTGGGCCCCAACTGGCGCGAAGATCCGGACTGCCAACGCGTATGGGGGCAGGCGGACAGCATATCCGACGCGGAGCTGTGGCGCACGCACGAAAGGCTGCGCGCACGGCTCGTGGACTATGTCCGCGGCAGACTTATCCGTCAGCTTACAGCGCAGGGCGCCCGCAAAGCAGACCTGCAGGTGGCGCAGGAGGTGCTCAATCCCGAAGCCCTGACCATAGGCTTTTCACGCCGTTTTGCCACATACAAGCGGGCCAACCTGCTGCTGCAGAACAAAGAACGCCTTATCAGGCTGGTCACGGACAAGGAACGTCCCGTGCAGTTCATCTTTGCCGGCAAAGCCCACCCGCAGGATCAGGCGGGCAAACAGATAATCAAGGAAATAATATCCCTGTGCCGCACGGAAGAATGCCGCTACAGCATGGTCTTTCTGGAAGACTACGACATGGACGTGGCGGCGCATCTTGTTTCCGGCTGCGACATATGGCTCAACAATCCCCGCAGACCGCTGGAAGCCTGCGGCACCAGCGGCATGAAAGCCATGCTCAACGGCGTGCTGCAGTTCAGCACTCTGGACGGATGGTGGGACGAAGCCTACCTGCCCGACAACAGCCTGGGATGGGCCATAGGCAAAGGTGAAGAATACGAAGACCTTGAATATCAGGATTTCGTGGAAATACAGACTCTCTACAATATTCTTGAAAAAGATATTGTTCCGGAGTTTTACGACCGCGGACACGGCGGCATGCCGCGCGCATGGGTGGGCCGCATGAAAAATGCCATCAGGCAGCTGGGCCCCAGATTCAACTCGCACCGCATGGTGGAAGACTATAAGGCCACGGCCTATCTGCCCGCATATGAAAACTACCTGCGGCTTACCAGCGACAGTTTCGCCCGTGCCCGCGAACTGGCATCATGGCGCATGGACATGATGACCCGCTGGGGGCAGGTGTCCATACACAACGTGCGTGCCTACGAACACGAATCCATACATGTGGGACAGACAGTGACGGTGGAAGCCGCCGTAGCGCTGAACGGCATAGCCCCCGAAAGCATTCTTGTAGAAGTATACGCAGGGCCGGTGGGGCTGGACGGCAGTTTTGCCGGCAGGACCATCTATCCCATGGAACCGGCCGAAGAAACACAGGACGGTATGAGAATGTACAGAGGAAAGGCAACCCCGCTCGAAGCAGGCAGGTTCGGCTTTACCGTGCGGGCCGTGCCGTCTCATCCGCTGCTGCTTGACCCCCATTCGCTCGGGCTCATACGCTGGGCTTCATAA
- a CDS encoding substrate-binding periplasmic protein — MLHRLLFICCLLAAGVCLISSPAASRPVAELATLEWPPYSGSYLDRQGYASEVVRQAFAASGMDTRLHFFPWERAIRSMKHHGYAGYTPEYYSETRRDCLFSAPFPAGPLFLFQLRGRNLHYTSLDDLRGLRIGTVSGYVNTDAFDSAEFLLKDPAVDDVSNLRKLLAGRVDVIVGDALTLRFLLTRELGLPAGTIEPLEPPLDNKSLHVCFNPRYPAAGDYISAFNRGLEQMRHNGTLKALHSRLYDAYMPGM; from the coding sequence ATGCTGCACCGATTGCTGTTCATCTGCTGCCTGCTTGCAGCAGGCGTCTGCCTGATCTCTTCACCGGCCGCATCGCGGCCCGTGGCGGAACTGGCAACACTGGAATGGCCTCCGTACTCCGGCAGCTATCTGGACAGACAAGGCTATGCCAGCGAAGTCGTACGTCAGGCTTTCGCCGCATCGGGCATGGACACCCGCCTGCATTTTTTCCCCTGGGAACGGGCCATCCGCAGCATGAAACACCATGGATATGCCGGATATACGCCGGAATATTACTCCGAAACCCGGCGTGACTGTCTTTTTTCCGCCCCGTTTCCCGCCGGCCCGCTGTTTCTTTTTCAGCTGCGGGGCAGGAACCTGCACTACACCAGTCTCGACGACCTGCGCGGACTGCGCATAGGAACTGTCTCAGGCTATGTAAACACAGACGCCTTCGACAGCGCAGAGTTTCTGCTCAAAGATCCCGCGGTGGATGATGTATCAAACCTGCGCAAACTGCTTGCAGGCAGGGTGGATGTCATTGTCGGCGACGCTCTGACCCTGCGCTTTCTGCTCACCCGCGAGCTTGGTCTGCCCGCGGGCACCATAGAGCCTCTTGAACCTCCGCTGGATAACAAATCGCTGCATGTCTGCTTCAACCCGCGGTATCCGGCTGCAGGCGACTATATAAGCGCTTTTAACAGGGGGCTGGAGCAGATGCGGCACAACGGCACCCTGAAAGCGCTGCACAGCAGGCTGTACGACGCATATATGCCGGGCATGTGA
- the trmFO gene encoding methylenetetrahydrofolate--tRNA-(uracil(54)-C(5))-methyltransferase (FADH(2)-oxidizing) TrmFO: protein MTALTSAAIVGGGLAGCECARKLARAGIAVTLFEMKPHSFSPAHSSPELGELVCSNSLRSDEPEAGVGVLKQEMRALGSLVMEVAEATRVPAGKALAVDRGLFAASMTAAMEAEPGITLIRREITSLDDPALQGFDAVVIAAGPVASESLSRSLADAVGATHLYFYDAIAPIISADSVNMEKAFWGSRYRPEDTDYLNCPMNREEYFAFREALVEGEKAATKDFEKELHFEGCMPIEALAERGEMTLAFGPFKPVGLDDPRTGRRPFAVVQLRTENLNKTMFNLVGCQTKLKYGEQDRIFRMIPGLEDAEFVRYGSVHRNTYVNAPQVLNGDQSLKNRPDVFLAGQITGVEGYVESAANGMWLGMMLAARKHGENIPQPPVECALGALAAHLRTPVKKFQPSNINFGLTPELNQRARKKDRKALYAERARENFTQWYALLPASARS from the coding sequence TTGACCGCTCTTACCTCTGCGGCAATTGTCGGCGGCGGCCTTGCCGGATGCGAATGCGCCCGCAAGCTGGCACGCGCCGGTATCGCCGTGACTCTTTTTGAAATGAAGCCCCACAGCTTTTCACCCGCCCATTCCTCGCCCGAACTGGGCGAGCTGGTATGTTCCAACTCGTTGCGCTCCGACGAGCCCGAAGCGGGCGTCGGCGTTTTGAAACAGGAGATGCGCGCACTGGGCAGTCTGGTGATGGAAGTGGCTGAAGCCACGCGTGTTCCGGCCGGTAAAGCACTGGCAGTCGACAGAGGTCTTTTCGCAGCCTCCATGACGGCAGCCATGGAGGCTGAACCGGGCATCACGCTGATACGTCGGGAAATCACTTCGCTGGACGACCCCGCCCTGCAGGGGTTCGACGCGGTGGTCATCGCCGCCGGTCCTGTGGCCAGCGAAAGCCTGAGCCGCAGCCTTGCCGATGCAGTGGGGGCGACACACCTGTATTTCTACGACGCCATAGCCCCCATCATCAGCGCAGACTCCGTAAATATGGAAAAAGCCTTCTGGGGTTCACGCTATCGCCCGGAAGACACCGACTATCTGAACTGCCCCATGAACCGCGAAGAATATTTCGCCTTTCGCGAGGCGCTGGTGGAAGGCGAAAAGGCCGCTACCAAAGATTTTGAAAAAGAACTGCACTTTGAAGGCTGCATGCCCATCGAGGCGCTGGCCGAGCGGGGAGAAATGACGTTGGCGTTCGGCCCGTTCAAACCCGTGGGACTGGACGATCCGCGCACCGGCAGACGCCCCTTTGCCGTGGTGCAGCTGCGTACCGAAAACCTGAACAAAACCATGTTCAACCTTGTGGGCTGTCAGACAAAGCTCAAGTACGGTGAACAGGACAGGATTTTCCGCATGATTCCGGGTCTGGAAGACGCGGAATTCGTGCGCTACGGCTCGGTGCACCGCAACACCTACGTCAATGCGCCGCAGGTGCTCAACGGCGACCAGTCGCTGAAAAACCGCCCCGACGTATTTCTGGCCGGACAAATCACCGGAGTGGAAGGCTATGTGGAGTCCGCCGCCAACGGCATGTGGCTGGGCATGATGCTTGCGGCCCGCAAGCACGGAGAAAACATCCCCCAGCCGCCTGTTGAGTGCGCTCTGGGTGCGCTGGCGGCCCACCTGCGCACTCCGGTAAAAAAGTTTCAGCCTTCCAACATCAACTTCGGTCTGACTCCGGAGCTGAATCAGCGGGCACGCAAAAAAGACCGCAAGGCCCTGTACGCCGAACGGGCACGCGAAAACTTTACACAGTGGTACGCGTTGCTTCCCGCATCAGCCCGCAGCTGA
- a CDS encoding HD-GYP domain-containing protein — translation MAETASDRTRELSRGSGRTGAGSKLLWFGIVAALFTVATAATLVLVSIRNLNADLEESVRKQQSIMLNGQVNVVTTWLDAMVEQGNRLINADLFRLYASEVDTLDDDLSALLSGENTELAVQLPMMRNLLREFVQYSDFVSGRIMNRQGSSYIATDASVRPLTPVQRQYADRTQQTGLPVFSNIRLSSAGLVVDLFLPIYPPRYESKEPTPVAVLMLTKNVSAKLGDILQGGHGRGQSMKLLQRSGERAEEVAPWLAEGVRTSAGLSLGDDALPFGSRTSVSGSGEVYSMGLRVPGLDWWLVQEADIDVAREPLQQRARAVVGFGVLSTLVILCMLGGFWWWLVGVESRKVAREMSKLAGQVEEQKRFLDSINATIADFICLKDDKGVIRYANRAFAEAVGRSEKELDGLDFAAVFGFDTARRLTATDEQVLMSNEPQTISETIYLQSRKYYFQISKTPFRIARRDWSGLVYVFRDITELAEAQERSRKLVQQTVDALVRTIEHSDPYLAGHSRTMSGLSAQVAKAMGLSALEVATVQAAANLSQVGKVFVPKEILNKPGALDEREKKEMERHVEHARMVLADIEFDLPVLQVIEQMNEKLDGSGYPVGISGDAISSPARILAVINTFCAMVRPRAYRPAVPVDDTLDALERMQDKYDAEVIARLREVVESATGEKLLQGLENAGRA, via the coding sequence ATGGCAGAAACTGCTTCCGACAGAACGCGTGAGCTGAGCCGCGGCAGCGGCAGAACCGGAGCCGGATCAAAGTTGTTGTGGTTTGGAATAGTCGCCGCCCTGTTCACAGTGGCGACCGCTGCAACGCTGGTGCTGGTCAGCATCCGCAACCTGAATGCGGACCTTGAGGAATCGGTGCGCAAACAGCAGAGCATCATGCTCAACGGGCAGGTCAACGTGGTGACCACATGGCTTGATGCCATGGTGGAACAGGGCAACAGGCTTATCAATGCCGACCTTTTCCGGCTGTATGCTTCAGAAGTGGACACGCTGGACGACGATCTTTCGGCGTTGCTGAGCGGAGAAAACACTGAACTGGCCGTGCAGCTGCCCATGATGCGCAATCTGCTGCGGGAGTTTGTGCAGTATTCCGACTTTGTTTCCGGAAGAATCATGAACCGGCAGGGCAGCAGCTACATCGCCACCGATGCATCCGTCCGGCCGCTTACTCCGGTTCAGCGGCAGTATGCGGACAGAACACAGCAGACGGGCCTGCCTGTTTTTTCCAATATCCGGCTCAGCTCTGCCGGACTGGTTGTCGATCTGTTTCTGCCCATTTATCCGCCGCGTTACGAATCGAAAGAACCGACGCCTGTTGCCGTGCTTATGCTGACTAAAAATGTCTCTGCCAAACTGGGAGATATCCTGCAGGGGGGGCATGGCAGAGGGCAGAGCATGAAGCTGCTGCAGCGCTCGGGTGAGCGGGCTGAGGAAGTCGCACCGTGGCTGGCGGAGGGCGTGCGCACCTCGGCCGGTCTGTCGCTGGGGGATGACGCCCTGCCTTTCGGCAGCCGTACATCGGTTTCGGGCAGCGGAGAAGTCTATTCCATGGGGCTGCGGGTGCCCGGGCTGGATTGGTGGCTGGTGCAGGAGGCCGATATTGACGTAGCCAGAGAGCCGCTGCAGCAGCGGGCGCGGGCTGTGGTCGGGTTCGGTGTGCTGAGCACGCTGGTCATTCTGTGCATGCTGGGCGGGTTCTGGTGGTGGCTGGTGGGCGTGGAAAGCCGCAAGGTTGCCCGTGAAATGAGCAAGCTGGCAGGTCAGGTGGAAGAGCAGAAACGCTTTCTGGACAGCATCAATGCCACCATTGCCGACTTTATCTGCCTGAAAGACGATAAAGGCGTTATCCGCTACGCCAACAGAGCGTTTGCCGAGGCTGTGGGGCGTTCTGAAAAAGAACTCGACGGTCTTGATTTTGCTGCTGTTTTCGGGTTCGACACGGCCCGCAGGCTTACTGCCACCGATGAACAGGTGCTCATGTCCAACGAGCCTCAGACCATCAGCGAAACAATCTATCTGCAGTCCAGAAAGTATTATTTCCAGATTTCCAAGACGCCTTTCCGTATCGCCCGCCGTGACTGGAGCGGCCTTGTGTATGTGTTCCGCGATATTACGGAACTGGCTGAAGCGCAGGAACGTTCACGCAAGCTGGTGCAGCAGACAGTGGATGCGCTGGTGCGCACCATTGAACATTCAGACCCTTATCTGGCCGGTCATTCCCGCACCATGAGCGGGCTGTCGGCGCAGGTGGCCAAAGCCATGGGGCTTTCCGCGCTGGAAGTGGCCACAGTGCAGGCGGCTGCCAACCTGTCGCAGGTGGGCAAGGTGTTTGTGCCCAAGGAGATACTGAATAAGCCCGGCGCGCTTGACGAGCGGGAAAAAAAAGAGATGGAGCGCCATGTGGAACATGCACGCATGGTTCTGGCGGACATCGAGTTTGACCTGCCTGTGCTGCAGGTCATCGAGCAGATGAATGAAAAGCTTGACGGTAGCGGTTATCCTGTCGGAATTTCAGGAGATGCCATCAGCAGTCCGGCGCGGATTCTGGCGGTGATAAATACCTTCTGCGCCATGGTGCGCCCCCGTGCGTATCGTCCGGCAGTACCGGTGGATGATACGCTGGACGCGCTGGAACGGATGCAGGACAAGTACGATGCCGAAGTGATCGCCCGCCTGCGTGAAGTGGTGGAATCGGCCACAGGCGAAAAACTGCTGCAGGGTCTGGAAAACGCCGGCAGGGCTTGA
- a CDS encoding transglutaminase-like cysteine peptidase, translated as MRLFNTVAFRGPLKALPKWERVLRENRRNPVLQKQTVSGPDAPAGGRGEGWKSVADRAAGAPPMEKLRMVNTFFNRWPYRLDVEIYGVSDFWATPAEFMRHSGDCEDYAISKYFALRMLGFPADALRIVVLLDSIRGIGHAVLVVFLDAKAYVLDNLSDLVLTHDRYSHYRPQYSVNEEYRWAHIPVRPAATGKAEGKQ; from the coding sequence GTGCGGTTGTTCAATACCGTGGCGTTTCGCGGTCCGCTGAAGGCCTTGCCCAAATGGGAACGTGTGCTGCGCGAAAACCGTCGTAATCCGGTGCTGCAGAAGCAGACTGTGTCCGGTCCGGATGCACCGGCAGGCGGCAGAGGAGAAGGGTGGAAGTCCGTAGCGGACAGAGCTGCCGGAGCACCGCCCATGGAAAAGCTGCGTATGGTCAATACGTTTTTTAACCGCTGGCCCTACCGGCTGGATGTGGAAATTTACGGAGTATCTGATTTCTGGGCCACTCCTGCGGAGTTCATGCGTCACTCCGGCGACTGCGAGGACTACGCCATAAGCAAATATTTTGCGCTGCGGATGCTGGGCTTTCCGGCCGACGCGTTGCGTATTGTGGTGCTTCTTGATTCCATCCGCGGCATAGGGCATGCGGTGCTGGTGGTTTTTCTGGACGCAAAGGCTTACGTCCTTGATAATCTTTCTGATCTTGTGTTGACGCACGACCGGTATTCCCATTACCGGCCGCAATATTCGGTGAATGAAGAGTACCGCTGGGCGCACATTCCCGTGCGGCCTGCCGCAACAGGCAAAGCGGAAGGAAAACAATAG